AAATAGTTAGTAATAATAGTACTCACCTGCACCTGGTGTTGGTGGGTACACCTCTATAGCAACATAGACGATTGCTGCGGCGACTATGGCAACAACCAATGCCAAACGCATACGGGAATGAAAAATGCCGAGGTCTCGTGTTTCTTTGGCACCATCTATCATGGGCGGTACAAGTTTTTGCTTTTTGTAGATTGTGTAAAACACAACGGCTGCGATGTGCAGACCAATAACGTAAAGCAATGCATCAAAGGCTAAGTGATGTATTGTGCTCATTATTGCTAACGTCTCTTCATCAGCTAACTGGCGGTAGGGACCGTCGAGAAATACATCGTCGGTCATATACAACCCTGAAATGGCTTGAACCGCCACTAGCAGCAACATAACAATAACAAACCAGCCACCAAGCGGGTTATGACCGAGAGATTCTGGTGAGTCTTTATCAAAAAGTGTTTTTGCGTAGCGCCAAA
The DNA window shown above is from Alteromonas sp. KC3 and carries:
- a CDS encoding cytochrome b/b6 domain-containing protein, whose amino-acid sequence is MEKVLIWDLPTRAFHWLLVVSLIAQYVTAEWLDNAIQWHFYIGYFTLFLITFRVMWGIVGTEHARFASFVKGPRAVWRYAKTLFDKDSPESLGHNPLGGWFVIVMLLLVAVQAISGLYMTDDVFLDGPYRQLADEETLAIMSTIHHLAFDALLYVIGLHIAAVVFYTIYKKQKLVPPMIDGAKETRDLGIFHSRMRLALVVAIVAAAIVYVAIEVYPPTPGAGEYYYY